Proteins found in one Paraburkholderia caballeronis genomic segment:
- a CDS encoding ubiquinone biosynthesis accessory factor UbiJ: MTLAAKPFAAAVNHLLARETWARERLAPYAGKTARLSCPPVVLTLLVQPDGYLAAVDAHDAQQVDVTLSVPAAALPTYLQGGQAAVMKHVKIEGDAEFATTLGKLAEHLRWEPEEDLAQLIGDAPASRVASLARSAAQQARRTGRNVLDSVAEYLLDENPQLVRRTELDGFNAELSRARDALARVEKRVERIEQTLQARGGARSRSTR, translated from the coding sequence ATGACCCTCGCCGCCAAGCCCTTCGCCGCTGCCGTCAATCATCTGCTCGCCCGCGAAACGTGGGCTCGCGAGCGCCTCGCCCCGTATGCCGGCAAGACCGCGCGTCTGTCGTGCCCGCCAGTCGTTCTCACGCTGCTCGTGCAGCCCGACGGTTATCTTGCCGCCGTGGACGCGCATGATGCGCAGCAGGTGGACGTCACGCTGTCGGTGCCGGCCGCCGCGCTGCCGACGTATCTGCAGGGCGGCCAGGCGGCGGTGATGAAGCACGTGAAGATCGAGGGCGACGCGGAGTTCGCGACGACGCTCGGCAAGCTCGCCGAGCATCTGCGCTGGGAGCCGGAAGAGGACCTCGCGCAGCTGATCGGCGACGCGCCGGCGTCGCGGGTCGCGTCGCTCGCGCGCTCGGCGGCGCAGCAGGCGCGCCGCACCGGGCGCAACGTGCTCGACTCGGTGGCCGAGTATCTGCTCGACGAGAATCCGCAACTGGTTCGGCGCACGGAACTCGACGGCTTCAACGCGGAGCTGTCGCGCGCGCGCGATGCGCTGGCGCGCGTCGAAAAGCGCGTGGAGCGCATCGAACAGACATTACAAGCCCGTGGCGGCGCGCGTTCGCGCAGCACGCGCTAG
- a CDS encoding Tim44 domain-containing protein — translation MSEPRVNASGKLSSRWARRIGVLAIVGVVVAGSLASLDAEARRMGGGRSFGRQSATATQRSTTPPPAQPGPSQQPGQMQRAQPNGAPGAAPAAAASARSRWLGPIAGLAAGLGIAALLSHFGLGEAFAGAMANMIVIALLAALGIWLIRKFMNRRRPVEASYQTGAGAGLPPSGGLRSTGYTQEPRYTAPPTGQYLAPEANPLTPPQVGAAPSVPANFDTEAFLRNAKVYFVRLQAAWDAGNMDDIREFATPEMFAEIRVDLAGRGSQANQTDVVQLSADLLGVEERDNEYLASVRFEGLIRETAGGAAEPFVEVWNLSKSRLTGEGWLLAGIQQVAPH, via the coding sequence ATGTCTGAGCCTCGTGTTAATGCTTCCGGAAAGCTTTCATCGCGGTGGGCCAGACGGATCGGAGTCCTGGCCATCGTCGGTGTCGTCGTTGCCGGCAGTCTCGCGTCGCTCGACGCCGAGGCGCGCCGGATGGGCGGCGGCCGCAGCTTCGGGCGGCAGTCCGCCACCGCCACCCAGCGCAGCACCACTCCGCCGCCCGCGCAGCCGGGTCCGTCGCAGCAGCCGGGCCAGATGCAGCGCGCGCAGCCCAACGGCGCACCCGGCGCGGCGCCGGCCGCCGCCGCATCCGCGCGCTCGCGCTGGCTCGGGCCGATCGCCGGCCTCGCCGCCGGTCTCGGCATCGCGGCGCTGCTGTCGCATTTCGGTCTCGGCGAAGCGTTCGCGGGCGCGATGGCCAACATGATCGTCATCGCGCTGCTCGCGGCGCTCGGGATCTGGCTGATCCGCAAGTTCATGAACCGCCGCCGTCCGGTCGAGGCGTCGTATCAGACCGGCGCGGGCGCCGGCCTGCCGCCTTCTGGCGGGCTGCGCTCCACCGGCTACACGCAGGAGCCGCGCTACACCGCGCCGCCGACCGGCCAGTACCTCGCGCCCGAAGCGAATCCGCTGACGCCGCCGCAGGTGGGCGCGGCGCCGTCGGTGCCCGCGAACTTCGACACCGAGGCGTTCCTGCGCAACGCGAAGGTGTACTTCGTGCGCCTGCAGGCCGCGTGGGACGCCGGCAACATGGACGATATCCGTGAGTTCGCGACGCCGGAAATGTTCGCGGAGATCCGCGTCGATCTGGCCGGTCGCGGTTCGCAGGCGAACCAGACCGACGTGGTGCAGTTGAGCGCCGACCTGCTCGGCGTCGAGGAGCGCGACAACGAGTACCTCGCGAGCGTGCGCTTCGAAGGGCTGATCCGCGAGACGGCGGGCGGCGCGGCGGAGCCGTTCGTCGAGGTGTGGAACCTGTCGAAGTCCCGCCTGACCGGCGAAGGCTGGCTGCTGGCCGGCATCCAGCAGGTCGCGCCGCACTGA